A stretch of the Arthrobacter sp. PAMC 25486 genome encodes the following:
- a CDS encoding CGNR zinc finger domain-containing protein: protein MQLNPYGEYAVLLAESLANEFPPDRIGIIARARDFGMTMDFIPGPQDHAGVRQVIDDWLAVVDAKDQPERAALLNAQMAAEATYPRLVDHDGEGWHLHYRDDDQTLPHVLRAVISVGTALHLTTRGMGRLGRCAAGKAPGDPCAAVIVDVTRNGRQQYCSVRCANRSAVRRHRARQSG, encoded by the coding sequence ATGCAACTCAACCCTTACGGTGAATATGCGGTCCTCCTTGCTGAGTCCCTGGCAAACGAGTTTCCGCCTGATCGAATCGGCATCATTGCCAGGGCGCGTGACTTTGGCATGACCATGGACTTCATCCCGGGCCCGCAGGACCATGCCGGGGTCCGCCAGGTCATTGACGATTGGCTGGCGGTCGTCGACGCAAAGGACCAGCCTGAGCGGGCCGCCCTGCTGAACGCGCAGATGGCCGCCGAGGCCACCTACCCCCGCCTGGTGGACCATGACGGCGAAGGTTGGCACCTGCACTACCGCGACGACGATCAAACCTTGCCGCACGTACTGCGCGCGGTCATCAGCGTTGGCACCGCCCTGCACCTGACCACCCGGGGCATGGGGCGGCTTGGCCGCTGCGCCGCAGGAAAAGCGCCGGGTGATCCCTGCGCCGCCGTCATTGTTGACGTTACCCGCAATGGCCGCCAGCAGTACTGCTCGGTACGATGCGCCAATCGTTCTGCGGTGCGGCGCCACCGTGCCCGGCAATCCGGCTGA